The following coding sequences are from one Ornithodoros turicata isolate Travis chromosome 1, ASM3712646v1, whole genome shotgun sequence window:
- the LOC135389055 gene encoding uncharacterized protein LOC135389055 codes for MAGSGSPSRCDCRYRGARPPPAWIARYGCPARITTDQGRQFQSALFRRLMALLGIHHLRTTAYHPAANGLVERFHRQLKTAFIAHQAGTHWVDHLPLVLLGIRSALKHDLACSAAELVFGTTLRLPADFWRPGQTEQPVPPADYVHGLRRFFRQLAPTPPRQPTTVPDFVPQDLKSCTHAFLRRDAVRRPLAPHYDGPFRVLCRSDKTFTLDMAGHKQVVSLDRVKPAYMESDSPAPLPCSTVRHPHPVPRLRRTVSWASTLS; via the coding sequence ATGGCCGGAAGCGGTTCCCCTTCCCGATGCGACTGCAGATACCGTGGCGCACGCCCTCCTCCCGCCTGGATCGCACGGTACGGCTGCCCCGCCCGCATTACCACCGACCAAGGACGGCAGTTCCAGAGTGCCCTCTTCAGGCGACTCATGGCGCTCCTCGGCATTCACCATCTGCGGACCACAGCCTACCACCCCGCTGCAAACGGTCTGGTGGAGCGTTTTCACCGCCAGCTGAAGACCGCTTTCATCGCTCACCAGGCCGGGACTCATTGGGTCGACCATCTGCCCCTAGTCTTGCTGGGTATTCGCTCCGCCCTGAAGCACGACCTTGCGTGCTCTGCCGCAGAGTTGGTTTTCGGCACGACCCTGCGTTTGCCCGCTGACTTCTGGCGCCCCGGTCAAACTGAGCAGCCTGTTCCCCCGGCCGACTATGTCCACGGCCTCCGACGCTTCTTCCGTCAGCTTGCTCCGACCCCTCCGCGCCAGCCCACCACTGTCCCGGATTTTGTTCCCCAAGATCTAAAGTCCTGCACACATGCCTTCCTGCGTCGTGACGCCGTTCGCCGTCCCCTGGCCCCTCACTACGACGGCCCCTTCCGTGTGCTGTGCCGGTCTGACAAGACGTTTACCCTCGACATGGCCGGACACAAACAGGTGGTGTCGTTAGACCGTGTGAAGCCTGCTTACATGGAGTCCGACTCTCCTGCACCACTTCCTTGCTCCACTGTACGACATCCGCACCCGGTCCCCAGGCTCCGCCGTACAGTCTCTTGGGCCAGCACCCTCAGCTAG